A genomic stretch from Pochonia chlamydosporia 170 chromosome 4, whole genome shotgun sequence includes:
- a CDS encoding FAD dependent oxidoreductase domain-containing protein produces MAPHRPQRGALPCHLFNLANVFISILALTSLGAAMAPSKRAVENRVTCDTYGRGKYDVLIYGATPAGLAAAIQTKRMNKTVAIVTPSKHIGGLTVSGLGWTDSKDGNAIGGIAREFYHRVYQHYKSDAAWRKGTRADYIKKQGTSQPGPTIDDEKQVQWTFEPHIAQMIFENWVKDLNIKVFRNETVDRSSGGVKMKDKQIVSFKTVSGHVYDASVFIDASYEGDLMAAAGIGYRIGRESEAEFKESLAGVRISPQDNYLGMDPYIKKGKPSSGLIKGIDRAIPAGDVSKLNGTADKYRLQSFNYRLCLTQDAGNRVPFSKPKGYDEASYEILLRYIESGYHDDFFTKQLMPNGKTDSNSNGHVSTDLLGGNYDADKHTNYIEQDYEQRAEIVERHKTYTQGFFWTLANHPRVPERFRKSAGTWGYAKDEFVSNDHWPFEIYIREARRLKGKYTMTQSDVQSPKIEVKERSIGLGSYTLDVHEVERVVINNKVHNEGLIHVPVSKPFPIPFDSIIAPTNVATNFLSPVTMSSTHVAFASIRMEPTYMILGQSAATAAVLAIEECSKIQDVDIRKLAARLREDKQVLDI; encoded by the coding sequence ATGGCGCCTCACCGACCACAACGGGGAGCACTACCATGCCATCTCTTCAACCTAGCGAACGTGTTCATATCTATTCTCGCTCTGACGTCTCTCGGTGCTGCAATGGCCCCTTCAAAACGAGCAGTTGAGAACCGAGTAACGTGCGACACGTATGGACGTGGGAAATACGACGTTCTCATCTACGGCGCTACACCAGCAGGACTAGCCGCCGCAATACAGACCAAACGCATGAACAAAACCGTGGCTATTGTAACACCATCAAAGCACATTGGTGGGTTGACCGTGTCGGGCCTGGGTTGGACCGACTCAAAAGATGGAAACGCCATAGGGGGCATTGCTCGCGAATTTTATCACCGTGTGTACCAGCACTACAAGTCTGATGCAGCGTGGCGGAAGGGAACAAGAGCAGACTATATCAAAAAGCAAGGGACTTCTCAGCCCGGCCCAACAATCGATGACGAAAAACAGGTCCAGTGGACGTTCGAACCTCATATTGCACAAATGATATTCGAGAACTGGGTCAAGGACTTGAACATCAAGGTATTCAGAAACGAGACAGTCGATCGGTCATCCGGCGGAGTTAAAATGAAGGACAAACAAATTGTGTCCTTTAAAACAGTTTCTGGTCATGTTTACGATGCATCTGTGTTTATTGACGCCAGCTACGAAGGAGATCTCATGGCCGCAGCAGGCATTGGTTACAGAATTGGCCGTGAAAGCGAAGCAGAGTTTAAAGAGTCATTAGCTGGGGTCCGCATCAGCCCTCAAGACAATTACCTTGGAATGGACCCGTATATTAAAAAGGGAAAGCCAAGTAGCGGTCTCATCAAAGGAATCGACCGAGCTATCCCAGCCGGTGATGTCAGCAAATTGAATGGAACGGCAGATAAATACCGACTCCAGTCGTTCAACTACCGACTTTGTTTGACGCAAGACGCGGGCAACAGGGTCCCATTTTCTAAACCTAAAGGATATGACGAAGCTTCGTACGAGATTCTCCTCCGATATATTGAGAGTGGTTATCATGATGATTTCTTCACCAAGCAACTTATGCCAAATGGTAAAACGGACAGTAACTCAAACGGCCATGTTAGCACCGACCTCCTGGGCGGAAACTACGACGCCGATAAGCATACCAATTACATTGAGCAGGATTACGAACAACGAGCTGAAATTGTTGAGCGTCACAAGACATATACACAGGGCTTCTTTTGGACACTCGCCAACCATCCTAGAGTGCCTGAGAGGTTTCGAAAATCCGCGGGCACCTGGGGTTATGCCAAGGATGAATTCGTCAGTAATGATCATTGGCCGTTTGAGATATATATCCGTGAGGCGAGACGCCTCAAGGGCAAATACACCATGACACAGAGTGACGTGCAGAGTCCTAAGATCGAAGTCAAGGAACGATCTATTGGTCTCGGCTCGTATACCCTCGATGTACACGAAGTGGAAAGAGTCGTCATTAATAACAAGGTCCATAACGAGGGCCTCATCCATGTTCCTGTTTCGAAGCCATTTCCAATTCCGTTCGATAGCATCATCGCGCCTACAAATGTTGCGACTAACTTTTTGAGTCCCGTAACAATGAGCAGCACGCATGTCGCATTCGCAAGTATCCGAATGGAGCCAACGTATATGATTTTGGGCCAAAGTGCGGCTACAGCCGCTGTTTTGGCGATCGAGGAGTGTTCTAAGATTCAGGATGTTGATATACGAAAGTTGGCCGCTAGGTTAAGAGAAGATAAACAGGTTCTGGATATATGA